The genomic interval AGGtagaagagagagagaaaagatGAGTCCAAATTCTATAGTTTCTGTGctctcttttttaatttatttttctcacaaccatatacttttttaattatataaaagagaattatacttttttaattacatattaattaatggatacaaatataaatataatggtatttgtatttgtaaatatttatactcgttactaaataaataaaattacaaaaatagtGTATTGCTTAGAGATTATTTTGTtgtaaaagaaagaaagaaattagATGTGTGACAAATTGAGTTTATTTAGTTGGTGATTAATACTTTTgttcaaaaagaagaagaagaaactaaataattaaaaaaaaaattatttttttacataaatttaattttagaaaatataaattcatgATATTTGTTGATATCAACGTAATATCCACGTCAATTTATCCATTGAAAATTACTATTATTCGTATTTGTAGATATCCGCTAAtatctatctctatttataattcattttagtATCAGAACATAGTACCAACGAATAtcgtttgtttaaattttaaactttcaaaaaattaaaattttacaacAATTGCGGTCTCTAGCAACACTTTTTTAAACATGTATAAAGTGTTGTTTAAAAGTGGTTTAAACCATTGAAGGTATCAGTATTTGTCGATTAAATCTAACAATAtccatatttaatttataaattttgcatgtttaatctaataatattaacaattgaCAAATGAACTCTGATTTAACGGCGATAATAAAAACTCTTTAGTAGTTGATATCAGTGAGAAATTAAAGACTCTATTtataaattgtataaaattaaaaacactcAATTTGCATGATATTTTATAAGTACCAAAAATGTTCTACAAAATGAAATCATTGTAGCCTATGTTCCATTAGTTGATCAAATTGCAGATTGTCCAACCAAACCACTCACTCATACTAGGTTCAACATGACATTGAAGAAATTTGGGGTGACTCTTTCACCCATTAATTCAAGAGACAAAATCTAGTCAAATCTCCTAGTTATCTTGATCTTTAAAGTAGCAATATCTCTCTCaatgttaattaatatatattacatgTTTTGCATCTAGTCATGCTACTGCTTTTGCATTTCAGAACATCTAATCTTTCATAATCTTATAATCTTAAACgaattttactcttttttacCAATGGGTTAAataagaaaggaaaaataaaaaccaaaagaTAATTAACAAACTATTCTCTAATCCTTTGAAcacaactaattaatttaaatgataaaataaataatcttaactattaattaaaaaatcatgtaTTCTTATTGTCATCGTATCCATGCTCTTGATCTTTTTTACCAGTAGCAATATCTCATACAAAATTATAGAGAAAATCAATTTTGACCGTATAGTCAAATATTGCCTAATCTCATAGTACATAAATTCTCTTTAATGGTTGTACGATGCAACAACTTTGTGAACTGTTAAATCTATAGAGAAAAATTGTATCCCTTTAAATTTAATAGTCCTCATAGTTGTTACCTCGTACTACTACTGTAGTAGTAGATCCAAGCCCAATCTCATATGCTTCTATTGCTTctattgtatattttatatacatgttTACATTTCACCATATATCTATATCATATCAAAACTCAAAAAATCATATTGAAGGTGTCCATTTAATGCCTCCATTGAGGGTATCAAATTGTAATCTTCATCAAGTTTCATCCAAGTAGAGTCCTCTTGCATATAGGCTTCACTAGAATTATCACTACTCCATTGTTGTTGAGTTGAACCTTTGTCATGATTTTGAACATCATCAACATGAACACTTCTATCATTAACTTCCACAAACATTTCAGCAACATTGGAATCTTGACCAGTGAGTTCTTGCACAAGTGCTCTAAAGTTTGAAGCACTAGTTTTCACCTTCATAGGGCTTGAAATATAAGTAACTTTTACctcttttttgctttttttgcTCTGCCTTTTCCCCTTCATCATATGGTTGTTAACACCAAGCATGTTTATCTCACTTTTCATCATCATAACAAacaaaaagagagagagagaataaagaaaatagtgtttttagatgtttgatgaatatttatgattaaaaaagttacaacTTGGTTAAGTATTTATATATGAAGGATATAGGAGAAAAGGGTGTTACAAAGTCAAGGTGAATTTCCtagactaatattttttttattgtttattgaagtaacaaagagaaaaaagagGTGTTGATGGTGGAAAAAGGAAATAGATTGGAAAGTGCAATTTGATTGGAAGATTCTATTGAGAATGCTTTAGAGAATCCCTTAAATcactatttataattaatatgatattttttgtgACACCTATGTCATGATCCTATTTTTGTGACACCTACACCTATGTCATGATTCTAGTGGTTTTGGTTCAATGAACATATATTTTTGGTCACTTGCGCAGCCATACATGACTTAGAATCTAAAATCTAGCTAGATGTCTTTTTTGTGGTCATAAatggataattttattttcttttacaatATGACTACATACataaaattttgagtttccTTATTATTGCACAATTttcacttaaaaataattatacaaaagaaagaggtttttatttatttatttatttaaaagaaaaagtaatcTATGTAAGtgataaaatattgaaatatgtgattgagtggttttaaataaataaataaaagctgTCAATGGTGAATAAGTAAGGAAATTAGGCTACACATTAGTGTATTGtgtttattattagtatagataatatttaaatagataTTTAGGAGTGAGTTTTAGTCCTATAAGAAAAATGTTTGTCCTCCTTGAACAGTCACATTCCATATATTTAGTTCTTGGTGTCATATTCTATTACAAAACGTTGATGTGGCTATTAAATTAATAGAGATACATCATACAAGTGACATATagcttttttttaataatgtttcaTCCACCTTGTATTTGactaatattttacaattataaaataatttataagtaCTTATTGAAATGTTTATTCAAATTACTTCTTAGGATCAaagtatcatttttttattaatattaaaattaattgttagtattaatatttttaaattttaatttaacttctcaaattttacttttttgttttcctaatttatatttatattttatcctATTTTGTAAAGTAATgagcaaaatattttcttatttgttATGCTGGTTTGTAATTATTACTTCAATTTGTATctagaacaattttttttctatgaagacgaaataaaataaagttcaacttattatatattgttaacTTATCAAATGTtggattaaaacaaaatataatataatttatcgAAATAATTCTCTCTATGTTGTCACCAAATAGACACATAAAGtcttttttctaattaaatattatatgctTATCTTAATTTGAAAACTCTCTTTAGAacaaaacttaatttaaatagggtggttcaaatttaaattgatctcaaataaaaatcacattaatctctctttaaaatttagtttaattgataaatatcgatattattaagTTAGACGTTTTATTATGGTGGTAATTATCTTctcttttaagataaaaaaaaaaactacattaaTCTAAAACAATTAAAGGTACACAAAACTGAACATTATAAGATAAAAACTTAAGTTGAACGTTGAATAATGATAgaagtataaaattatttataaaaaattgtgttgCTCATCTTGCAAACCTATTTTGTAAGAATAAATCATGTTCAACATATCTTTTCAGAAAATGTTAGGTTTAACATAAAAACTTAATATAGTATCAAAATTTATCAATCAAACGACCCATCATTGTTTAAAGTTGAATGTTCATCGGCCTTTATTTTTGCTTTTCTACTCCTAAATACATTTCTAGAAACTAGGATCGTAGTGTATTTTACACTATCAAAAGTGAAAATATGGTAAAAAAGAATCAAAAAAATGGAaagttggatgaacattcaccTTATTTAGAGCCATGTATATTTTCAACGtgagatttaaatttttttttaatataagatcTCTTTCATTAAAAACTATTcagatttgataaaatttagaTTCTTTTCAAAACCAAACTAAacccacatatatatatatatatatatatatatatatatatatctatatatatatatatatatatatatatatatatatatatatattttaatacttatatagtttttattaatatattgtattattatatatatattatttattaattttttaacaatacTTATTGATCTAATTTAATCTATTTAACTTTATTTACTATTGTATATGTTTTAACATAAacaatcattattattatgtaattttattttttaatatattatatattaaattttacttcaaacatttattaatttattgtgattttttaatattagaattaatcgattttttttataattataagttGAATTTACTAAAAATTGATCTAATTCAAACCAcgtttaattaaatcaaaattagtttttctaGAAATAAATCACTCAAATCAAACTACGGTAATTTAAATCTTtggattaaatatttttttttcaaaatcaactcAAATCGCACCACAAATTCtctaaatttaaactttatcactttttattttaataacaagTAATTAATAGTCTAATTATAAtgattagtttttttctttttaaataatgatTAGTTTATGTAGATACTAATCAAATTCTGATCTCACCGTTATTCCTCCACATGTAGTTATCACAGTAATTAGGTGGCGagcatgattttattttataatcttaAAATTAATCTGTTAATTGTTGAGTAATTTACGTAACCTATTGTTATCGTGGATTTCATATTAGTGAAGATGAAACTTATAGGTAGGTATATCTCTCCTTCACATAGTTCACAATTTTTCAACAATCGtcattgattttgttttttttcaattcaatttgCGCTTTGCACGGTAATCAAGAGCTCAAATCCGTAAGTTGAGACTTATCtaatgtttttataatttaattaacataaaGACATCAATTTTACTCCTTAATgagttttaataatttttgtttaaatgtcTAATACTACCATCcccttttttcttcttgtttttatACCTTTAATAATTGTATTCTTCAAATGaatctatataatttttgttgtttttagttTCGGAAAActgtttaaaaattataatttatgccaccgaatatattactaggttgagtcgcggactaagTCGCGCTTTTTAGGATGTTTCGCGACACTGCCTAAATTGTGCAAGCAGACtgtcaaccacgaagtccccaggataaaacaactcatattcactgtatcggagttccactgcatCGTAGAAAATATTTCT from Cicer arietinum cultivar CDC Frontier isolate Library 1 chromosome 5, Cicar.CDCFrontier_v2.0, whole genome shotgun sequence carries:
- the LOC101489304 gene encoding uncharacterized protein; amino-acid sequence: MLGVNNHMMKGKRQSKKSKKEVKVTYISSPMKVKTSASNFRALVQELTGQDSNVAEMFVEVNDRSVHVDDVQNHDKGSTQQQWSSDNSSEAYMQEDSTWMKLDEDYNLIPSMEALNGHLQYDFLSFDMI